From Microlunatus capsulatus, a single genomic window includes:
- the rlmB gene encoding 23S rRNA (guanosine(2251)-2'-O)-methyltransferase RlmB, with product MPGNSQRKGAIRRKGKGNTAGSGGRVRRGLEGRGATPKAEDRPYHKSYVSPKAAAAAAARGRSERGGPSQRTGRPGTGPEWVAGRNPVLEAMQAGIPIKTAYVSEGAERDDRLRDILKLAADTRTPMLEVTRDQLDKMTGGAIHQGVALQLPEFTYAHPDDLLAAALEADGEPLVVALDSITDPRNLGAVVRSSAAFGAQGVLIPERRSAGMTAAAWKTSAGAAARIPIARATNLNRALRAYKDAGFFLVGLDGEAETDIADLPQTAGPLLLVVGSEGDGLSRLVREACDAMASIPITASVESLNAGVATGIALYEIARSRR from the coding sequence ATGCCCGGGAACAGCCAGCGCAAGGGCGCCATCCGCCGCAAGGGCAAGGGCAACACCGCCGGGTCCGGCGGTCGCGTCCGCCGTGGCCTGGAGGGTCGCGGCGCGACCCCGAAGGCCGAGGACCGCCCTTACCACAAGAGCTACGTGTCGCCGAAGGCCGCGGCGGCCGCGGCCGCGCGCGGTCGCAGCGAGCGCGGCGGCCCGTCGCAGCGCACCGGCCGTCCCGGCACCGGCCCCGAGTGGGTCGCGGGCCGCAACCCCGTGCTGGAGGCGATGCAGGCCGGCATCCCCATCAAGACGGCCTACGTCTCCGAGGGCGCCGAGCGCGACGACCGGCTCCGCGACATCCTCAAGCTGGCCGCGGACACCCGCACGCCGATGCTCGAGGTCACCCGCGACCAGCTGGACAAGATGACCGGCGGCGCGATCCACCAGGGCGTGGCCCTGCAGCTGCCCGAGTTCACCTACGCCCACCCCGACGACCTGCTGGCCGCCGCGCTCGAGGCCGACGGCGAGCCGCTGGTGGTGGCCCTGGACTCGATCACCGACCCGCGCAACCTCGGCGCCGTCGTGCGCTCGTCCGCGGCGTTCGGCGCGCAGGGCGTGCTGATCCCCGAGCGCCGCTCGGCGGGGATGACGGCGGCCGCGTGGAAGACCTCCGCGGGGGCCGCCGCCCGGATCCCGATCGCCCGGGCCACGAACCTCAACCGCGCGCTGCGGGCCTACAAGGACGCCGGGTTCTTCCTCGTCGGCCTGGACGGCGAGGCCGAGACCGACATCGCCGACCTGCCGCAGACCGCGGGCCCGCTGCTGCTCGTCGTGGGCAGCGAGGGCGACGGCCTGTCCCGGCTGGTCCGCGAGGCCTGCGACGCGATGGCCTCGATCCCGATCACGGCCTCGGTCGAGTCGCTCAACGCCGGCGTGGCCACGGGCATCGCGCTCTACGAGATCGCCCGCAGCCGACGCTGA
- a CDS encoding helix-turn-helix transcriptional regulator, with product MTATGNRAELATVLRRARSRVSPADVGLPAGLHRRVAGLRREELAMLAGISVDYVVRLEQGRGPHPSASVLGALARALRLTDDERSELFHLAGSAPPTPGTMALQVRATVLRLVDRFVDLPVLVTSAKGDILAWNAMASALLGDFSAIRPERRNMNRLRFLPEPSDPPRHPVGVGPGESAAIAAQTVGCLRTAAARYPTDPGLLRLLADLRDGSPEFAALWEAQPAGGWRSHRKTVLHPRLGPLLLDCDTLLVPDDDQSVVVYSAAAGTPEAGALSLLTVVGTEMFLPADLVDQPGSAASAAGAAR from the coding sequence GTGACTGCCACCGGGAACCGCGCCGAGCTCGCGACCGTGCTGCGCCGGGCGCGCTCCCGGGTGAGCCCCGCCGACGTCGGGCTGCCCGCCGGCCTGCACCGCCGGGTGGCCGGGCTGCGGCGCGAGGAGCTGGCCATGCTGGCCGGGATCAGCGTCGACTACGTCGTCCGCCTCGAGCAGGGCCGCGGCCCGCACCCGTCGGCGTCGGTGCTCGGCGCCCTGGCCCGCGCCCTGCGGCTGACCGACGACGAGCGGTCCGAGCTGTTCCACCTCGCCGGCTCCGCGCCGCCCACGCCGGGGACGATGGCGCTGCAGGTCCGGGCCACGGTGCTGCGGCTCGTCGACCGCTTCGTCGACCTGCCGGTGCTGGTGACCAGCGCGAAGGGCGACATCCTGGCCTGGAACGCGATGGCGTCGGCCCTGCTGGGCGACTTCTCCGCCATCCGGCCCGAGCGCCGCAACATGAACCGGCTCCGCTTCCTGCCCGAGCCGTCCGACCCGCCGCGGCACCCCGTCGGCGTCGGCCCCGGGGAGAGCGCGGCCATCGCCGCCCAGACCGTCGGCTGCCTGCGCACCGCGGCCGCCCGCTACCCCACCGACCCGGGCCTGCTGCGGCTGCTCGCCGACCTGCGCGACGGCTCGCCGGAGTTCGCCGCGCTGTGGGAGGCCCAGCCCGCCGGCGGCTGGCGCAGCCACCGCAAGACGGTGCTGCACCCCCGGCTCGGTCCCCTGCTGCTGGACTGCGACACCCTCCTGGTGCCCGACGACGACCAGTCCGTCGTCGTCTACTCCGCCGCGGCGGGGACGCCCGAGGCGGGCGCGCTGTCGCTGCTCACCGTCGTCGGCACCGAGATGTTCCTGCCCGCCGACCTCGTCGACCAGCCCGGGAGCGCGGCGTCCGCAGCCGGTGCGGCCCGGTAG
- a CDS encoding glycine hydroxymethyltransferase, with translation MTLTSETPAATDHAATASQAYRAALAVIESVEPRIAEATRQELADQRSSLKLIASENYASPAVLLTMGSWFSDKYAEGTVGHRFYAACQNVDTVESIAAEHARELFGAEHAYVQPHSGIDANLVAFWAILANRVELPELAELGVKGINDLTEEQWESLRHKFGNQRALGMSLDAGGHLTHGFRPNISGKMFHQRSYGTDPETQLIDYDQVRAAALEFKPLVLIAGYSAYPRRVNFAKMREIADEVGATLMVDMAHFAGLVAGKVFTGEEDPVPYADIVTSTTHKSLRGPRGGLVLATKEYADSVDRGCPMVLGGPMAHVMAAKAVAFAEARTPEFQTYAQQVADNAKSLADGFLERGAKLVTGGTDNHLVLLDVTAYGLTGRQAESALLDAGIVSNRNAVPSDPNGAWYTSGVRLGTPALTTRGFGADEFDRVAALAVDVLSNTTPATASNGKPGKAKYVLADGLADRTRAACAELLADFPLYPGLQL, from the coding sequence GTGACGCTCACTTCCGAGACCCCGGCCGCGACCGACCACGCCGCCACCGCGTCGCAGGCCTACCGCGCCGCCCTGGCCGTCATCGAGTCCGTCGAGCCGCGGATCGCCGAGGCCACCCGGCAGGAGCTGGCCGACCAGCGCAGCTCGCTGAAGCTCATCGCCTCCGAGAACTACGCCTCGCCGGCGGTGCTGCTGACGATGGGCAGCTGGTTCTCCGACAAGTACGCCGAGGGCACCGTCGGGCACCGCTTCTACGCGGCCTGCCAGAACGTCGACACCGTCGAGTCGATCGCCGCCGAGCACGCGCGCGAGCTGTTCGGCGCCGAGCACGCCTACGTGCAGCCGCACTCCGGCATCGACGCCAACCTCGTCGCCTTCTGGGCGATCCTGGCCAACCGGGTCGAGCTGCCCGAGCTGGCCGAGCTGGGCGTCAAGGGCATCAACGACCTCACCGAGGAGCAGTGGGAGTCGCTGCGCCACAAGTTCGGCAACCAGCGGGCGCTGGGCATGTCGCTGGACGCCGGCGGCCACCTCACCCACGGCTTCCGCCCCAACATCTCGGGCAAGATGTTCCACCAGCGCTCCTACGGGACCGACCCCGAGACCCAGCTGATCGACTACGACCAGGTCCGGGCCGCCGCGCTGGAGTTCAAGCCGCTGGTGCTGATCGCCGGCTACTCCGCCTACCCGCGCCGGGTGAACTTCGCCAAGATGCGCGAGATCGCCGACGAGGTCGGCGCGACGCTGATGGTCGACATGGCGCACTTCGCGGGCCTGGTGGCCGGCAAGGTGTTCACCGGCGAGGAGGACCCGGTCCCCTACGCCGACATCGTCACCAGCACCACGCACAAGTCGCTCCGCGGCCCGCGCGGCGGCCTCGTGCTGGCCACGAAGGAGTACGCCGACTCGGTCGACCGCGGCTGCCCGATGGTGCTCGGCGGCCCGATGGCGCACGTGATGGCGGCCAAGGCCGTCGCCTTCGCCGAGGCCCGCACGCCGGAGTTCCAGACCTACGCCCAGCAGGTGGCGGACAACGCGAAGTCGCTCGCCGACGGGTTCCTGGAGCGGGGCGCGAAGCTGGTCACCGGCGGCACCGACAACCACCTCGTCCTGCTCGACGTGACGGCCTACGGGCTGACCGGTCGGCAGGCCGAGTCGGCGCTGCTCGACGCCGGCATCGTCTCCAACCGCAACGCGGTGCCCAGCGACCCGAACGGCGCCTGGTACACCTCGGGCGTCCGGCTGGGCACGCCCGCCCTCACCACCCGCGGCTTCGGCGCCGACGAGTTCGACCGCGTCGCGGCCCTGGCCGTCGACGTGCTCAGCAACACGACCCCGGCCACCGCGTCGAACGGGAAGCCGGGCAAGGCGAAGTACGTGCTCGCGGACGGCCTCGCCGACCGCACGCGCGCGGCCTGCGCCGAGCTGCTGGCCGACTTCCCGCTGTACCCCGGCCTGCAGCTCTGA
- a CDS encoding SDR family NAD(P)-dependent oxidoreductase, which yields MRLGEDDVVLVTGGASGLGEATVRALLTTGAQAVVVDLPGSRGEALVAALGERAVFAPADVRDPDQLAAAVAVATGRGTLRVAVSCAGVATPGRVVGRKGVLPLADFARVVEINLLGTFNLLRLAADAMGGNGLLDGDRGLVVMTASVAAFDGQVGQAAYAASKGGVAALTLPAARDLADRAVRVMTIAPGVMETPMMAGLPEETRTSLEALVPHPARLGRPAEYAQLVEALVANPLLNGEAIRLDGALRMPPR from the coding sequence GTGCGCCTCGGTGAGGACGACGTCGTCCTGGTCACCGGCGGGGCGTCCGGGCTGGGCGAGGCGACCGTCCGGGCGCTGCTGACGACGGGGGCGCAGGCGGTGGTCGTCGACCTGCCCGGCTCCCGCGGCGAGGCGCTCGTCGCCGCGCTGGGCGAGCGCGCCGTCTTCGCGCCGGCCGACGTCCGCGACCCCGACCAGCTGGCCGCCGCCGTCGCGGTCGCAACGGGCCGCGGGACGCTCCGGGTCGCCGTCAGCTGCGCCGGCGTCGCCACCCCCGGCCGGGTCGTCGGGCGCAAGGGCGTGCTGCCGCTGGCCGACTTCGCCCGCGTCGTCGAGATCAACCTCCTCGGCACCTTCAACCTGCTGCGGCTGGCGGCCGACGCGATGGGCGGCAACGGGCTGCTGGACGGCGACCGCGGGCTGGTCGTGATGACCGCCAGCGTCGCCGCGTTCGACGGCCAGGTGGGCCAGGCCGCCTACGCGGCCAGCAAGGGGGGCGTCGCCGCGCTGACCCTGCCCGCCGCCCGCGACCTCGCCGACCGCGCCGTCCGGGTGATGACGATCGCGCCCGGGGTGATGGAGACGCCGATGATGGCGGGCCTGCCGGAGGAGACGCGGACGTCGCTGGAGGCCCTGGTGCCGCACCCGGCCCGGCTGGGCCGGCCGGCGGAGTACGCCCAGCTGGTGGAGGCGCTGGTGGCCAACCCGCTGCTGAACGGCGAGGCCATCCGGCTCGACGGCGCCCTGCGGATGCCGCCGCGGTGA
- a CDS encoding acyl-CoA dehydrogenase family protein, translating to MAVERLLPTDEGVELVALVREVAQAELAPRAAAEEAAGRYPRDVFAALGGLGLLGMPYPEEVGGLGQPYEVYLQALEEVAAAWMSVAVGVSVHVMSCHPLATWGTPAQQQAHLPDLLGGGLLGGYALSEPQAGSDIAGMTSRAKRTDEGYELHGAKAWVTHGSRADAYTVFARVGDTPPGGITCFLVPGDAAGLGFGAPERKMGLTASVTAGLHLDGVAVADDRRIGDEGQGMRIALSALDSGRLGIAACATGLAQAALDLAVGYAQERQQFGRAVAEFQGMQFLLADMAAAVDSARATYLLAARKRDAGMAFTRDAAVAKLVATDAAMRVTTDAVQVLGGYGYTADFPAERYMREAKVTQIFEGTNQIQRLVIGRQLLGSLSGSSRAPR from the coding sequence GTGGCCGTCGAACGTCTGCTGCCCACCGACGAGGGGGTCGAGCTGGTCGCCCTGGTCCGCGAGGTCGCCCAGGCCGAGCTCGCCCCGCGCGCCGCGGCCGAGGAGGCCGCCGGCCGGTACCCCCGCGACGTCTTCGCCGCGCTGGGCGGGCTGGGGCTGCTGGGGATGCCCTACCCCGAGGAGGTCGGCGGGCTCGGCCAGCCCTACGAGGTCTACCTGCAGGCGCTGGAGGAGGTGGCCGCGGCCTGGATGAGCGTCGCCGTCGGGGTCTCCGTGCACGTCATGAGCTGCCACCCGCTGGCCACCTGGGGGACCCCCGCGCAGCAGCAGGCGCACCTGCCGGACCTGCTGGGCGGCGGACTGCTCGGCGGCTACGCGCTGTCCGAGCCCCAGGCCGGGTCCGACATCGCGGGCATGACCAGCCGGGCGAAGCGCACCGACGAGGGCTACGAGCTGCACGGCGCCAAGGCCTGGGTCACGCACGGCTCGCGGGCCGACGCCTACACCGTCTTCGCCCGGGTCGGCGACACCCCGCCCGGCGGCATCACCTGCTTCCTGGTCCCCGGCGACGCGGCCGGGCTCGGCTTCGGCGCCCCCGAGCGGAAGATGGGGCTGACCGCCTCGGTGACCGCGGGCCTGCACCTCGACGGGGTCGCGGTGGCCGACGACCGGCGGATCGGTGACGAGGGCCAGGGGATGCGGATCGCGCTCTCCGCGCTGGACTCCGGCCGGCTCGGGATCGCGGCCTGCGCCACCGGTCTGGCCCAGGCGGCGCTGGACCTCGCCGTCGGCTACGCGCAGGAGCGCCAGCAGTTCGGCCGCGCCGTCGCGGAGTTCCAGGGGATGCAGTTCCTGCTGGCCGACATGGCCGCCGCCGTCGACAGCGCCCGGGCGACCTACCTGCTGGCGGCCCGCAAGCGCGACGCCGGGATGGCCTTCACCCGCGACGCCGCCGTCGCGAAGCTCGTGGCCACCGACGCGGCCATGCGCGTCACCACCGACGCCGTCCAGGTGCTGGGAGGCTACGGCTACACCGCCGACTTCCCGGCGGAGCGCTACATGCGGGAGGCCAAGGTGACCCAGATCTTCGAGGGCACGAACCAGATCCAGCGGCTCGTCATCGGCCGGCAGCTGCTCGGCTCGCTGAGCGGGAGCTCCCGTGCGCCTCGGTGA
- the cysS gene encoding cysteine--tRNA ligase — protein sequence MRDFVPVVPGQVSIYHCGLTVQSAPHVGHIRKEVVFDVLRRWLTHRGFAVTVIANVTDIDDKILTKSAEAGVPWFAHAYRFERELHDAYAALGCEPPTYEPRATGHIPEMVELIEVLVERGHAYAADDGSGDVYFDVRSWPAYGSLSGQRIDDMEAAEDADPRGKRDPRDFALWKGHKPGEPATASWPTPWGRGRPGWHLECSAMAGKYLGDEFDIHGGGLDLRFPHHENELAQSTAAGQRFARFWMHNAWVTAAGEKMSKSLGNGALVSEVTRAFPPRAVRFYLAQPHYRSAIEFSDDSLAEATAALARIDGFVTRAAELVPDAPAAALPEAFVAAMDDDLSTPAAVAVLYAAVRDGNTALDAGDLDALALHLGRTRAMLGVLGLDADDPAWTRGAGAGPGQDYRPVVDGLVAALVEQRAAARARKDYAAADAVRDALAALGVVLEDTPRGTRWSLASPSETTGA from the coding sequence GTGCGCGACTTCGTCCCCGTCGTCCCCGGGCAGGTCTCGATCTACCACTGCGGGCTCACCGTGCAGTCCGCGCCGCACGTCGGGCACATCCGCAAGGAGGTCGTCTTCGACGTCCTGCGCCGCTGGCTGACGCACCGGGGCTTCGCGGTCACCGTGATCGCCAACGTCACCGACATCGACGACAAGATCCTCACCAAGTCCGCCGAGGCCGGCGTGCCCTGGTTCGCCCACGCCTACCGCTTCGAGCGGGAGCTGCACGACGCCTACGCGGCGCTGGGCTGCGAGCCGCCCACCTACGAGCCGCGCGCCACCGGGCACATCCCCGAGATGGTCGAGCTGATCGAGGTGCTCGTGGAGCGCGGGCACGCCTACGCCGCCGACGACGGCTCGGGCGACGTCTACTTCGACGTGCGCTCCTGGCCGGCCTACGGCTCGCTGTCGGGCCAGCGGATCGACGACATGGAGGCGGCCGAGGACGCCGACCCGCGCGGCAAGCGCGACCCCCGCGACTTCGCGCTGTGGAAGGGCCACAAGCCCGGCGAGCCGGCGACAGCGTCCTGGCCCACCCCGTGGGGCCGCGGCCGGCCGGGCTGGCACCTGGAGTGCTCGGCGATGGCCGGCAAGTACCTCGGCGACGAGTTCGACATCCACGGCGGCGGCCTGGACCTGCGCTTCCCGCACCACGAGAACGAGCTGGCGCAGTCGACGGCGGCCGGCCAGCGCTTCGCGCGCTTCTGGATGCACAACGCCTGGGTCACCGCGGCCGGGGAGAAGATGAGCAAGTCCCTGGGCAACGGGGCCCTGGTCTCCGAGGTCACCCGCGCCTTCCCGCCACGCGCCGTCCGCTTCTACCTGGCGCAGCCGCACTACCGCTCGGCCATCGAGTTCTCCGACGACTCCCTCGCCGAGGCCACCGCCGCGCTGGCCCGGATCGACGGCTTCGTCACCCGCGCCGCCGAGCTGGTCCCCGACGCCCCGGCCGCCGCGCTGCCGGAGGCCTTCGTCGCCGCCATGGACGACGACCTCTCCACCCCGGCCGCCGTGGCGGTGCTCTACGCCGCCGTCCGCGATGGCAACACCGCCCTGGACGCGGGCGACCTCGACGCCCTCGCCCTGCACCTGGGCCGCACCCGCGCGATGCTCGGCGTCCTCGGCCTCGACGCCGACGACCCGGCCTGGACCCGTGGCGCCGGCGCCGGGCCCGGGCAGGACTACCGGCCCGTCGTCGACGGCCTGGTGGCCGCCCTCGTCGAGCAGCGGGCCGCGGCCCGCGCCCGCAAGGACTACGCGGCGGCCGACGCCGTCCGCGATGCGTTGGCGGCGCTCGGCGTCGTCCTCGAGGACACCCCGCGCGGGACCCGGTGGTCCCTCGCCTCCCCGTCCGAGACCACAGGAGCCTGA
- a CDS encoding TetR/AcrR family transcriptional regulator — METTVPASSRPGGRRLTPRQQELEDALVALVLAEGFSASTVDDVAARLGCSKRTLYALAASKEQLALLAVREFFRRATAAVEEALAGTRAPGARVTRYLEAVAEQLRAAGPAFRADVAAFAPAAEIYEQNTAAAAARVRELVDEGIRAGAFRRVPAAFVSEVVTATMRRITSGEIGAATGLDDAQAYAELARLVVAAVSR, encoded by the coding sequence ATGGAGACCACCGTACCCGCGTCGTCGAGGCCCGGGGGGCGTCGGCTGACCCCGCGCCAGCAGGAGCTGGAGGACGCGCTGGTCGCGCTGGTGCTGGCCGAGGGCTTCAGCGCCAGCACCGTCGACGACGTGGCCGCCCGGCTCGGCTGCTCCAAGCGGACGCTGTACGCGCTGGCGGCCAGCAAGGAGCAGCTGGCCCTGCTGGCGGTCCGGGAGTTCTTCCGCCGGGCCACGGCGGCGGTCGAGGAGGCCCTCGCGGGCACCCGGGCGCCCGGCGCGCGGGTCACCCGGTACCTGGAGGCCGTGGCGGAGCAGCTGCGGGCGGCCGGGCCGGCCTTCCGGGCCGACGTCGCGGCCTTCGCCCCGGCGGCGGAGATCTACGAGCAGAACACCGCCGCGGCCGCCGCCCGGGTGCGCGAGCTGGTCGACGAGGGCATCCGGGCCGGCGCCTTCCGCCGGGTGCCGGCGGCCTTCGTCAGCGAGGTGGTCACCGCCACCATGCGCCGGATCACCTCGGGCGAGATCGGCGCGGCGACGGGGCTGGACGACGCCCAGGCCTACGCGGAGCTGGCCCGGCTGGTCGTCGCGGCCGTCAGCCGGTAG
- a CDS encoding S66 peptidase family protein — protein MSADGLGPLAPGDRVALVSPAGPTPPEQRARAEALLRSWGLEPVSYPGTTGAHPRASYLAADDAVRAGDLEDAWCDDAVAGVFALRGGYGSVRVLDLLDVDRMRAARPKPLYGSSDVTALHEWLREELGVGSWFTPMVGSGSLLDDAEATASLRVAVLEGLEGRRWSARAASVLVPGTATGTLVGGNVSLLAMTLGARRRRPLDNRGTLALLEDVHEETYRLDGYLTSLLRAGWFDGVVGIALGGWEDCSPLAEVEALCRELLGPLGVPVVSELGFGHGPAAHSLPLGRPGTLVAEPGRPPELVMAPVTAAEAR, from the coding sequence ATGAGCGCGGACGGACTGGGGCCGCTGGCCCCGGGCGACCGGGTGGCCCTGGTCTCCCCGGCCGGGCCCACTCCCCCCGAGCAGCGCGCCCGCGCCGAGGCGCTGCTGCGCTCCTGGGGTCTGGAGCCGGTCAGCTACCCCGGCACCACGGGCGCCCACCCGCGGGCGAGCTACCTCGCCGCCGACGACGCCGTCCGGGCGGGCGACCTCGAGGACGCCTGGTGCGACGACGCCGTGGCCGGGGTCTTCGCCCTGCGCGGCGGGTACGGCAGCGTCCGGGTGCTCGACCTGCTGGACGTCGACCGGATGCGCGCCGCCCGACCCAAGCCGCTGTACGGCAGCTCGGACGTGACGGCGCTGCACGAGTGGCTCCGCGAGGAGCTCGGCGTCGGCAGCTGGTTCACCCCGATGGTCGGCTCGGGCTCCCTGCTCGACGACGCGGAGGCGACGGCGTCGCTCCGGGTCGCGGTGCTCGAGGGGCTGGAGGGCCGCCGCTGGTCGGCGCGGGCCGCGTCGGTGCTGGTGCCCGGCACCGCGACCGGGACGCTGGTCGGCGGCAACGTGTCCCTGCTGGCCATGACGCTCGGCGCCCGACGCCGGCGCCCCCTCGACAACAGGGGCACCCTCGCGCTGCTGGAGGACGTGCACGAGGAGACCTACCGGCTGGACGGCTACCTCACCAGCCTGCTGCGGGCGGGCTGGTTCGACGGCGTCGTCGGGATCGCGCTGGGCGGCTGGGAGGACTGCAGCCCGCTGGCCGAGGTCGAGGCGCTCTGCCGGGAGCTGCTCGGCCCGCTCGGCGTGCCGGTGGTCTCCGAGCTGGGCTTCGGCCACGGCCCGGCCGCGCACAGCCTCCCGCTGGGCCGGCCGGGGACGCTGGTGGCGGAACCGGGGCGGCCGCCGGAGCTGGTGATGGCGCCCGTGACCGCGGCCGAGGCCAGATGA
- a CDS encoding MurR/RpiR family transcriptional regulator, with product MSELTRPRASTLLKQRLLEAHRAELEAGLAWAASDPTLEAAAALVTGSRRRFVIGAATSFTYASLLAAKLSAALAKVTLVDGTIVRPLDLLSDVRDSDVMIAVSFSPYRRYTVEAAVPFVRAGGSLVVITDAPDAPLVAHATEAVVVDARVDRSDGAGRLHPESPLAPPVVVAMVIDVLTALSSASAKGAQRRLADRERLAQELHLYL from the coding sequence ATGAGCGAGCTGACCCGGCCCCGGGCGTCGACGCTGCTCAAGCAGCGGCTGCTGGAGGCGCACCGCGCCGAGCTGGAGGCCGGGCTGGCCTGGGCGGCGTCCGACCCCACCCTGGAGGCGGCGGCCGCGCTGGTCACCGGGTCGCGGCGGCGGTTCGTCATCGGGGCGGCGACGTCGTTCACCTACGCCTCGCTGCTGGCCGCCAAGCTGAGCGCCGCGCTGGCCAAGGTGACGCTGGTGGACGGCACCATCGTCCGGCCGCTGGACCTGCTCTCCGACGTCCGGGACAGCGACGTGATGATCGCCGTCTCGTTCAGCCCCTACCGGCGCTACACCGTCGAGGCGGCGGTGCCGTTCGTCCGGGCGGGCGGGTCACTGGTCGTCATCACCGACGCACCCGACGCCCCGCTGGTCGCGCACGCGACGGAGGCCGTCGTCGTCGACGCCCGGGTGGACCGCTCCGACGGCGCCGGCCGGCTGCACCCGGAGTCCCCGCTGGCCCCGCCGGTGGTCGTCGCCATGGTCATCGACGTGCTGACGGCGCTGTCCAGCGCCAGCGCCAAGGGCGCCCAGCGCCGCCTCGCCGACCGCGAGCGGCTGGCGCAGGAGCTGCACCTCTACCTCTGA
- a CDS encoding MarR family winged helix-turn-helix transcriptional regulator — protein sequence MSDDLHALGEDLITTSARVVRWVPKSSTFTLSLAAARILARLSDNGPTRISELAVAERCSQPTITNHVKRLEAAGLVARSADVRDARAWMIELTPEGKQELGTLRDSLGTGVEPYLARLSRRDLKALREGVDAMRRLMALEA from the coding sequence ATGAGCGACGACCTGCACGCCCTGGGGGAGGATCTGATCACGACCTCCGCGCGCGTCGTGCGGTGGGTACCCAAGTCGAGCACCTTCACCCTCAGCCTCGCGGCCGCCCGCATCCTCGCGCGGCTCAGCGACAACGGCCCCACCCGGATCAGCGAGCTGGCGGTCGCCGAGCGCTGCTCCCAGCCGACGATCACCAACCACGTCAAGCGGCTGGAGGCGGCCGGCCTGGTCGCCCGCAGCGCCGACGTCCGCGACGCCCGGGCCTGGATGATCGAGCTGACGCCGGAGGGCAAGCAGGAGCTGGGCACGCTGCGCGACTCCCTGGGCACCGGCGTCGAGCCCTACCTGGCCCGCCTGTCCCGCCGCGACCTCAAGGCGCTGCGGGAGGGCGTCGACGCGATGCGCCGGTTGATGGCGCTGGAGGCCTGA
- a CDS encoding SDR family NAD(P)-dependent oxidoreductase, whose translation MTTTPDPTSATSESTTRPVALVTGANKGLGLETVARLAALGWTVHLGARDPERLEKAVAEVQGRVDGADVRALPLDVTDDASVAAAVEVVRAASGHLDVLVNNAGAAGTSAAPADVVAADFLPVYGVNVLGPVRMTAAFLPLLRAAAAPRVVMVSSGLGSFAATSDPERIESQVPAVVYTSSKAALNMITHQYARFLEGVRVVSVDPGYTATDLNGHSGPQTVTEGTDAVVQACTAEELPGTFFSRSGAEAW comes from the coding sequence ATGACCACCACCCCTGACCCCACCTCCGCCACCTCCGAGAGCACCACCCGCCCCGTCGCCCTCGTCACCGGGGCCAACAAGGGCCTCGGCCTGGAGACCGTCGCCCGCCTCGCCGCCCTCGGCTGGACCGTCCACCTGGGTGCCCGCGACCCGGAGCGGCTGGAGAAGGCCGTCGCCGAGGTCCAGGGCCGCGTCGACGGCGCCGACGTCCGCGCGCTGCCCCTCGACGTGACCGACGACGCCTCGGTCGCCGCTGCCGTCGAGGTCGTCCGGGCCGCCTCCGGGCACCTCGACGTCCTGGTGAACAACGCCGGCGCGGCCGGCACGTCCGCCGCGCCCGCCGACGTCGTCGCGGCCGACTTCCTGCCCGTCTACGGCGTCAACGTGCTGGGGCCGGTGCGGATGACGGCGGCCTTCCTGCCGCTGCTGCGCGCGGCCGCCGCGCCCCGGGTCGTCATGGTGTCGAGCGGGCTCGGCTCGTTCGCCGCGACCAGCGACCCCGAGCGGATCGAGTCGCAGGTGCCGGCGGTCGTCTACACCTCGTCGAAGGCGGCGCTCAACATGATCACGCACCAGTACGCGCGGTTCCTCGAGGGCGTCCGCGTCGTCTCGGTGGACCCGGGCTACACCGCGACCGACCTCAACGGCCACTCCGGGCCGCAGACGGTCACCGAGGGCACCGACGCGGTCGTCCAGGCGTGCACGGCCGAGGAGCTGCCGGGCACCTTCTTCAGCCGGTCGGGCGCCGAGGCCTGGTGA